The Mus musculus strain C57BL/6J chromosome 2, GRCm38.p6 C57BL/6J genome has a window encoding:
- the Olfr1096 gene encoding olfactory receptor 1096, pseudogene 1 encodes MYTWNHTNMPDFILMGLTDSKEIQLILSVLFLLIYLVTVLGNIGMILIIYIDTQLHTPMYFFLTHLSVVDLSYSTAITPKTLENMLTTNKSISYTNCFAQLYIFILLAATECFLLSSMAYDRYIAICNPLHYPVIMSPRCCLALLTGSYVIGAVDSTLTVFSMITLHFCKSNVIRHFYCDTSPLLSLSCSDTHVVEIIIFIFAGSTILGSLITISGSYVSILSTILNINSTSGKQKAFSTCASHLLGVTVFYSTLIFTYLKPTKSYSLGKEEVASVFYTIVIPMLNPLIYSLRNKEVKSAVVRLVKKRQGSRKLI; translated from the coding sequence ATGTACACCTGGAATCACACAAATATGCCAGACTTTATCCTCATGGGATTGACAGACTCCAAAGAAATACAGCTGATCCTCTCTGTACTGTTTCTCCTGATATACCTAGTCACTGTTCTGGGGAACATAGGCATGATATTGATCATCTATATAGATACTCAGCTTCACACTCCAATGTATTTTTTCCTTACCCATCTGTCAGTAGTTGACCTCAGTTATTCAACTGCCATCACACCGAAAACGTTAGAGAACATGCTAACAACAAACAAGAGCATTTCCTACACCAATTGTTTCGCACAACTGTACATTTTCATCCTCTTAGCAGCTACTGAATGTTTTTTGCTTTCCtcaatggcctatgaccgctacaTAGCTATCTGCAACCCTTTACATTACCCAGTTATTATGTCTCCACGATGCTGCCTTGCTCTCCTTACTGGGTCCTATGTAATTGGAGCTGTGGATTCCACTCTAACTGTGTTTAGCATGATTACACTACATTTCTGCAAATCCAATGTCATCCGTCATTTTTATTGTGACACATCTCCACTTCTATCTCTGTCTTGCAGTGACACACATGTAGTTGAAATCATTATATTCATTTTTGCAGGTTCCACAATCCTGGGGTCCCTTATCACAATATCTGGATCCTATGTATCCATTCTTTCTACTATTTTGAATATAAATTCTACTTCAGGAAAGCAGAAAGCCTTTTCCACTTGTGCCTCTCATCTCCTCGGAGTGACTGTTTTTTACAGCACTCtgatttttacttatttaaagcCAACTAAGTCCTATTctttgggaaaggaagaagtggcGTCTGTTTTCTATACTATTGTGATCCCCATGCTGAACCCACTAATTTATAGTCTCAGAAACAAAGAGGTCAAAAGTGCTGTTGTTAGATTAGTAAAGAAGAGACAAGGATCCAGGAAGTTAATTTAA